A region of Nakaseomyces glabratus chromosome E, complete sequence DNA encodes the following proteins:
- the TRM13 gene encoding tRNA:m4X modification enzyme (CAGL0E01903g~Ortholog(s) have role in tRNA methylation and cytosol, nucleolus localization) codes for MATDNTILRCEYIIPQKKRRCGMSRAANTNYCVEHSQGNAEVKDDKERVRVPCPLDPSHTVWKHNLKKHVRICNKAKITQATAAQPYFIKDLNRGPAELVENELNNANLIESVQLLLEALNEYEEPQEQIKKNEFMESNRLIELSNTIKKHAKQQSSLIQNLFDVELIPSGKIMEFGCGRAEFSRYINQTIINNDPYQLQDDLPKYVLIDRGSNRMKFDKKFQDDLMALSKNPEKVKQRIAIDRLKLDIKDLKLSTVIEEHDGCLAISKHLCGVATDLTLRCLQNCIEETNGKFKLQGICIAMCCRHVCNARDYINPDYIKSFLESKHSQINYKTFFGHLSKMCSWATSGRRPGMNDDDIVQIEGDNQEQLSISLLQREKIGLFARYLIDNGRLEWVKQNLMNNKMKNAKIIKYIEPDVSRENNALLVY; via the coding sequence ATGGCTACCGATAATACAATTTTGCGGTGCGAGTACATAATCccacaaaagaaaagaagatgtGGCATGTCCCGAGCAGCCAATACTAACTACTGTGTTGAGCATTCTCAAGGTAATGCTGAAGTGAAGGACGATAAAGAGAGAGTTAGGGTACCCTGTCCTCTGGATCCGAGTCACACTGTTTGGAAGCataatttaaaaaaacATGTAAGGATATGTAACAAGGCGAAGATCACACAGGCCACTGCTGCTCAGccatattttattaaagaTTTGAACAGAGGTCCTGCTGAACTGGTAGAAAATGAATTGAATAATGCTAACTTAATCGAAAGTGTACAATTGCTGCTGGAAGCATTAAATGAGTATGAAGAGCCCCAAGAACAAATCAAGAAGAATGAGTTTATGGAGAGTAATAGGCTTATAGAATTGTCCAATACAATTAAGAAACATGCCAAACAGCAATCGTCATTGATACAGAACTTGTTTGATGTTGAATTAATACCTTCTGGTAAGATTATGGAGTTTGGTTGCGGAAGAGCAGAATTTTCAAGGTACATTAATCAAACAATAATCAATAATGATCCTTACCAACTACAAGATGATTTGCCAAAATATGTGTTAATTGATAGAGGATCTAACAGAATGAAATTTGATAAGAAGTTTCAAGATGATTTGATGGCTTTAAGTAAAAACCCTGAGAAAGTCAAGCAAAGGATTGCGATTGATAGATTAAAACTCGATATTAAAGATCTGAAACTATCTACGGTTATAGAAGAACATGATGGCTGTCTTGCCATTTCCAAACATTTGTGTGGTGTTGCAACTGATTTAACATTGAGATGTCTACAAAATTGCATTGAGGAAACCAACGGAAAGTTTAAATTACAAGGTATTTGTATTGCCATGTGTTGCAGACATGTGTGTAATGCCAGAGATTACATAAACCCCGACTATATCAAATCGTTCTTGGAATCTAAGCATTCTCAGATCAACTACAAAACATTTTTTGGTCACCTGTCTAAAATGTGTTCCTGGGCCACAAGCGGTCGAAGACCAGGCAtgaatgatgatgatattgtcCAGATAGAAGGGGATAATCAAGAACAATTGTCTATCTCACTATTGCAGAGAGAGAAAATTGGTCTATTTGCTAGATATTTGATAGATAACGGTAGATTGGAATGGGTGAAGcagaatttgatgaataacaagatgaagaatgCCAAAATTATTAAGTATATTGAGCCAGACGTATCTCGGGAGAATAATGCTTTACTTGTTTACTAG
- the TRM11 gene encoding tRNA (guanine-N2-)-methyltransferase (CAGL0E01925g~Ortholog(s) have tRNA (guanine-N2-)-methyltransferase activity, role in tRNA methylation and cytosol, nucleus, tRNA (m2G10) methyltransferase complex localization), translating into MKYLLYLVQSHTNFRLAELESVADLHGISVDLSHHREDSPYLIVELANEDEARKLIERCILARGIYEYWGEGEDYDELHNSIQNGDHFNELKQRYQNDTFKFEFECYRGNSKANRVSQIESFGYLEFKGKINMKKPQQVYTVLEEYVPISDNVSSTVPIKIRFGRLIHYSDRAAMEKYDLKKRPYKGTTSFEAELSLVSCNIAQVKPGTIMYDPFAGTGSFLTAGGHYGALVVGSDIDGRMIRGHGAAQNISANFKKYNEADKFLDVLTMDFTHNAFRKSLKIDTIVCDPPYGIRESIKVLGARDPERFAGKENVEIDGVKAYLRKDYIPSKKPYALDSLLDDLLQYSAERLPIGGRLAFWMPTANDENIETIIPLHENLELKYNLVQDFNKWSRRLLVYINRGPEYHGVDNGGIKRSQHNFRERYFKNFRPV; encoded by the coding sequence ATGAAGTATCTTTTGTACCTAGTGCAGAGTCACACAAATTTCAGGCTGGCTGAGCTCGAATCTGTTGCAGATTTACATGGTATATCGGTTGATTTGAGCCATCATCGGGAGGATAGTCCCTATCTGATAGTGGAATTGGCCAACGAAGATGAGGCTCGGAAACTAATCGAGAGGTGTATTCTAGCTCGTGGGATCTATGAGTATTGGGGTGAAGGAGAGGATTACGACGAGTTACACAATAGTATACAAAATGGCGATCATTTTAATGAGTTGAAACAACGGTACCAAAATGATACATTTAAGTTCGAATTTGAGTGTTACCGTGGTAATAGCAAGGCTAATAGAGTATCTCAGATTGAGAGTTTTGGGTACCTAGAGTTTAAAGGTAAGATCAACATGAAGAAGCCGCAGCAGGTCTATACGGTGCTGGAAGAATATGTACCTATATCTGACAACGTTTCATCTACAGTTCCGATCAAAATAAGATTTGGAAGATTGATACATTACAGTGATAGAGCTGCAATGGAGAAATATGACTTGAAAAAGAGGCCATATAAAGGCACAACTAGTTTTGAAGCCGAGCTATCTTTGGTAAGTTGTAATATCGCTCAAGTTAAACCAGGAACGATAATGTATGATCCTTTTGCTGGAACAGGATCATTTCTTACTGCAGGGGGACACTACGGTGCACTCGTAGTTGGCTCTGATATAGACGGTAGAATGATCAGAGGTCATGGGGCCGCTCAAAATATATCAGcaaacttcaagaaatataacGAAGCCGATAAGTTCTTAGATGTTCTCACTATGGACTTCACTCACAATGCTTTCAGGAAAAGTTTGAAGATAGATACAATAGTTTGCGATCCACCATATGGTATCAGAGAGAGTATTAAAGTTTTGGGTGCTAGAGATCCAGAAAGATTTGCTGGTAAGGAAAATGTGGAGATAGATGGTGTTAAAGCATACCTGCGAAAGGATTACATACCAAGTAAGAAGCCTTACGCCCTTGATTCTTTGTTAGATGATCTACTACAATACTCCGCTGAAAGATTACCAATTGGAGGAAGACTTGCATTCTGGATGCCTACCGCTAATGATGAAAACATAGAGACCATTATCCCATTGCATGAAAACTTGGAATTGAAATATAATCTTGTTCAAGACTTTAATAAATGGTCAAGAAGACTATTAGTGTACATTAACCGTGGACCCGAGTATCATGGTGTTGATAATGGTGGTATCAAAAGATCACAACATAACTTTAGAGAAAGGTATTTTAAGAACTTCCGCCCAGTTTAG